Proteins found in one Paenibacillus borealis genomic segment:
- a CDS encoding winged helix-turn-helix transcriptional regulator yields MTEQNDNSTPKKYRVGVEAALEVMGGKWKPLIIYHLMTGCKRTSELRRLIPGITQKMLTTQLRGLEKDEIIARKIYQEIPPRVEYELTSYGWGLKPALDLLCYWGEDHLDKVYGDKSKVLEEF; encoded by the coding sequence ATGACAGAACAGAATGACAATAGCACGCCAAAGAAGTATAGAGTCGGAGTAGAGGCGGCATTGGAGGTCATGGGAGGCAAGTGGAAGCCTTTGATCATCTATCATTTGATGACAGGGTGCAAACGGACGTCCGAGCTTCGGCGGTTAATCCCCGGCATTACGCAAAAAATGCTGACCACCCAGCTAAGAGGCCTGGAGAAAGATGAGATTATAGCGCGAAAGATTTATCAGGAAATCCCGCCGAGAGTGGAGTATGAGTTAACGTCTTACGGCTGGGGATTAAAGCCCGCGCTGGACCTTTTATGTTATTGGGGGGAGGATCACCTGGACAAGGTTTATGGTGACAAATCCAAGGTCTTGGAAGAGTTTTAA